Below is a genomic region from Deltaproteobacteria bacterium.
GCCCAAGGCGAAAATGAGCATCGTCTGGAGAAACAGGGGAATCGCGATCCACAGGATGGTCAGCGGACGGGCCAGGATGACCTCGCCCTTGAAACTGAACAACAGCACCAGCGTGGCCAGCAGGGCCAGGATCGAAACCGGCGTGAGCACGTGCAGGAACTTTTCCTTGAACCACGCTTCGCCCTGGGTCGCGAGGATCCACTTGCGAGAGAGATAGCCGGCGACGAGCGGCAGGGCCACGTAGATCGCGATGGAGAGCAAGAGGGCCTGCCACGGGACGGGGAGGCGGCCGACGCCCAGCAGGAAACCGCCCAGCACGCCGTAGAGCAGGAGCATCGTCAGCGAATTGATGGCCACCATGACGAGGGTGAGGCCGTCGTTGCCGCGGGCGAGGTAGCCCCATACCAGCACCATGGCGGTGCAGGGCGCGATCCCCAGCAGAATGCAACCGGCCAAGTAGCTGCGCCACAACGGCACCTGCAGCATCTTGACGCCCTCGACCAGCACCA
It encodes:
- a CDS encoding arsenical-resistance protein, whose amino-acid sequence is MTCSTVPGPEPRKLTNPFERYLTVWVALCIAGGILLGKLAPDFAKTLDGLAISVNGAPVVSIPIAVCLFFMMYPIMVKIDFASVIKAGKSGKPVGLTLFVNWAIKPFTMYAIAAFFLGFVFKSFIGPDALDLVKMPFGLDLPVGAEHGAGTVVLVEGVKMLQVPLWRSYLAGCILLGIAPCTAMVLVWGYLARGNDGLTLVMVAINSLTMLLLYGVLGGFLLGVGRLPVPWQALLLSIAIYVALPLVAGYLSRKWILATQGEAWFKEKFLHVLTPVSILALLATLVLLFSFKGEVILARPLTILWIAIPLFLQTMLIFALG